cgatggagaaggctccgtctccccaggttcggagcttggtcttaaagggcagtgccaggaggttggagtctgaggagtgAAGGGGACGCGGGAGATTGTGTGGatgaaggaggtctgtgagatatggggggggtaTGTGTCAGATTGTGGagagctttgtaggtgatgagaaggatTTTGAAATGAATACGTTGGGGgacaggaagccagtggaggtttttaaggaccggggTAATGAGGAAAATGATgggttttcatacactgtatTGGTTATACAGCCAAGCGTTGCACCTGACAAACTAGTCTGCACGGAACTGTGTGTACAAACAAAGCATCGAGGCGTTACATTTTTGAAAGATTTTTGAAAGATTTTTGAAAAGATTTTTGAAAGATTTTTGAAAGATTTTTGAAAGATTTTTGAAAGATttttgaaagatttttttttttagattttttaagacttttttttaaagattttttttagattaaaaaaaaaacaatttacatGACGTATGACAACCCATCAGCTGTGTAATTCATCAACAGTGACTTTTCCCCTCCACTTGGTCCCGTAAGGCAAGTTCTGGTAGGTTTTTGGTGTTGTAATAGTATTTCCACATAATTGGTGGGATCACAATCACAGTTTTCCACCAAAAAGTCACAGCTCACAATCACGCTGCATTATTTCCTCTCCGTTGGTATCACTGCATGGTGCCGCTAGCTGTCAACTGTGTTCAACTGTGTCAACAAGCGTTCCACGGTGTTTACTGCTGggatagtgaaagtaaacatgtctgACTATGAAACAAGTGATGGCGACATTGCTTCTAGCACAATGTTGAAGGGATACCTATATGAGCCGAGGTACACTGATACCAAACTGTCAAATGCCGTTTTAGcgtatattataattatattggcgtatattataatgatgataataataattaataataataataacagtcacgacggatgagtggttagcgtgcaggcctcacagctgcccttgtgtggagtttgcatgtgcatgagtttgcatgcgtgggttttctccaggtactcctgtttcctcccacattccaaaaacatgctaggttaattagcgactccaaattgtccataggtatgaatgtgagtgtgaatggttgtttgtctatatgtgccctgtgattggctggcgaccagtccagggtgtaccccacctctcacctgaagactgctcgtgaggataagcagtacaaaacatggatgaatggacatcAATTCCAGGCAGTGGATGTCCTCCATGAAACCATCTTCACCATCATCTCAAGACACGTAGATAgtggaaacaaaaaaatgaaaaacgtgAAACCGGATGATAGCTGGTGATCTATAGCAGGACATACAAGCTTGGATGTATTATTAAGACTCCTTTCTGGCCAGTACCAATGTAGACAGcatatgaatattattacattGAAGGTGTAATTGCAACCCATGACGATCCAGCTTCCTTTCTGCTTGTACAACACatcttgaaaagaaaaaaaacagcattttgccCAAAGGGGTGACCAGGGGTTCTGTAGCTGTAAACATTTGACTGACTAATCTGAAGTTTCCCCGGAATGCCTTGATCACATTTGTCACTTTCAGCCTCTAATGAATGACTCAGTGTATATTTAGTTTGTGGCGATAGCATTAAGGTGCCTTCAGAGTGTTTGTGTGAGCAGATTTAACAGCAACGAGGCTGACAGGATTTATCAGCGTGCTCCATTAAGAAACATAGTGAAGGTCAAAACATCTAAATGGGAAAATGGGGAGAAGATGAATGACAGCGTTACTAAGTTTAAATGTGTCCAGAGCCATCGTCTCTCCATAAAATGCTGTGTCGTCATTAAGATGCACGTCACAGTGTGGCTGCAGGGTTTTAAATGTACTCTCTTGTGATTCCAGACAATTTATGTAATCAGATGGTCTAAATTTCATGTAAACTGCTGTAACAAACCCTTTAGTCTTCAGTTTGAGTAACAAGGCCAATTATTTTCAGTCCGGCACTCTTCTCTTTTTAGGAGTGCAGGCCCAAAGCTTGAATAAGCAGGAATTAAATGGAATTAACTGTCTTGCATTTtaaatggatttttttcttgttttgcaTTTCTGTTTGGTCGACAAATCACAGAGGAAGCAATTTGGagtaatattttacatttgtatgaattaattacaaattttaCAAGTACTTAATTACCAATTTTTTGGGCCTTGGAAAATTTCCTGACCTTTCCCCTTTTATATGGCATCCCTGGCTAATAACACTCATCAACCATGTAATCCGTATTGAACGATgtcagtcctggatgatcggaatggacagcaaaaaaaaacttgattaTAGCGATAATTACAATAcaggaatggtaatggttgaatttatATCAAACATCTTTAACAAAGGTACATTACATGTACATGTAGCATATTTAATGCTACGCCTTCTCCATGTCTCAGCAATTACTCCCTTAATATGTACTAGGCTACCAGTGTTTTTAATAGTAAAAGAACCGAATCAAAAGGTGTACAGTAGAACCTCttttatggcggttaattgtttccagacccgaAGGAAAAGGATTCTTTTGTttataaatgatatatttttgtagttagagcatagaaaatctgtttgcaAGCTTCtaaatattgaatttaatattattagagccctcttgacagaAATAACACTACACCACACCTTTATGATTATGtgaattacccaatatagtatacagaAAGTTTGAAGTATTAGACATACAGTAACTTAGACtcacttgttgttttttttgacagcatACTTCATGCGATGACTATTttctcattaatgtaacattccattttatacttgaaaattaTGAATTTAGGCCAagtatgtaccgtattttcagactataagtggcactttttttaataggttggctgttcctgcgacttatactccagagcgacttatgaatgaaaaaactgtttatgttacacctttactgttcatgtttattttttgtgtagctgaataagtaTTGTGGTAGCATATcgtacacctattcagcctgttctctattcttttgttattttagaacttgccttccaagaggacataatgtctgttttggtcaagtagtttttaaaataaattacccgcaaaaaatgcgacttatactccagtgcgactttttttctacctaaatatgcatttttgaccttgtgcgacttatactccggagcgacctatagtccagaaaatacggtacatgtAAAAGTTGATTAATGACAAATATGTTGTAGTCAAATGTGACAgagataatttattaatttacttattttgaaaaaccgtgataggGAAATATGAACTGCAAAGCGGCAagggacggatggacggatggacggatggatggatttggcCCTActtataaacacattatattGCGTCGGCCAGAGAATTAGAAGACGGTGCTTTGCCAACTTAAAGATTTTGTCGCTTTATTGAGCGAATAATCAGACCCCTTTagatactctttttttttttttaaatgcaactaATTATAAATCGAGTGAAGACAGTTTTAGTGACTCTGACAAGAAAGCGTGGACTCCTCTCCCGTTTAAAAGCACTCActgtcttgtttgtgacataagaaaagaaaacaaaaaaaggacaaaaaaaacttaatttgtatttttaacatttgtttttcttttcatatttttcactcACTGGAGATGGAAATGTCATGACCAATTATGCAGCAAATTGGACCATTATATCATTCTATCACCCCCCCaaacaaaacccaaaaacacacatgtacTATTCAACTATTAAATCCAGATGCCTATCTATCCAGATACTGAGTCCTGTTTTGACTACATAGATTTGACAGAGGCGATGCAGGTGACATCTTCAGGCCCACAGACCATCCAAAAGCCCCAAGGAGAAAATGTCCCGTTGGGGTGCACTTACACCCCTGGAGTCCAAGACGTTGGGGAGTTGGACATTGAGTGGTCCAACGTCAGCCCGGACATGACGCAGAAAGACAGGCTGGTAAGCACGATATTGTCTTAGCAAATATAAAAGCCGGGGTTAGTATTTTAGCTCTGGGCTCTGTTGGTTGTAAAACCTGCTCTGCTGTCTCACCGTGACTAAGTGTGATGTTTGTTTGGACCTCAGCTTTTGACCTACACGGGAGGGAAAATACACAACTATGACCCCAGCCTCTCCAGCAGACTCCGCTTCATAGGAGACCCCAAGCAGGGGGACGCATCCATCCTTCTGTCGAACGTGAGGGTTTCAGACACGGCCACATATCAGTGTAAAGTCAAAAAGGCCCCGGGTGTCGACATGCGGAAAGTAACTCTTGTAGTAATGGGTGAGGAAAAAATTCTTCTCAACAGGTTTTACCAGTTCATTTTCCTTTTTGCTCAGAAGGAATTTAGTTTGTACGTTGttcccactctctctctctctcttccgcTCACAATGACATATCATTACTTTTCTTTCACCAGTCCCCCCCTCTGTGCCAAAATGCTGGGTTGACGGCAAGGAGGAGAAAGGCAGTCCTGTCTCCCTCCGCTGCAAATCATCCCAGGGATCATCACCTctcacgtatacatggacaagAGAAAGTGGGGGTGCACTACCGCCCGTTATGGCAGGTATGGAATGAAACTCAGCagatttacaatacaatacacaaaGCATGTTTAATATGAATGTTTCTCATTAAGAAGCAGACACTGGGGAGCTTTTGATAAAGAACCATTCTGACAGCTACGCTGGAAGTTACGTGTGTGAGGCCAAAAACCCTGTTGGCAAGGCGCAGTGTAGATATTCACTGAAGGCATACAACCGTAAGTAAAAGGAAAAATCATTCCTAATTTGGCTTTCTGAACCCTActacatattttatgtatagttTGAAATATACAAATCTCGACCCATCTGTCTCAGTACAACAATATTATGACCGTCTGCATCAATATgaatcaaaatattagaaacagcaaTACAACGCAGTAATATGCAGATGTAATGGTAAATTATTACCCCTCTGGCCAcgtcactcattcattcattcattttctaccgcttttttctcacgagggtctcatgggtgctggagcctatcccagctgtcttcgggcgagaggcggggtacaccccagactggtcgccagccaatcacagggcacatatagacaaacaaccattcacactcacattcatacctatggacaatttggagtcgccaattaacctagcatgtttttggaatgtgggaggaaaaatcggagtacccggagaaaacccagagatggccgagggtggaattgaaccctggtctcctagctgtgaggtctgcgcgctaaccactcgaccgccgtgcccccCGCCACGTCACTCAAAAGTGCAAATTATCTTGAGTCTTGTGTTGGATCATATCTTTAATCCAAAAGAGAAAATAACTTAATAAAagttagctaacaatgtacatcATTAGGACGCAGCTATTCTGACGCTGTAGCCCTTTATAAAAGGCGTCACTCACAACGCCTCAAGCTACTCGCTAGTAACGCTACCTAATGATGCAgataatgtattgtttgtcttGAAAGGTTAATGCTAGGTTATAGGTAATGCCTCGCACGTTTGTTGTTGAGGGTTGTGGCAATAAGCCGAAAAGTTGGTCAACTCTGAGATTGACGCCTGAAGCAGTGGAAACACCGGCTCTCAACTGAGGCCAGATGACATTGTTACACAAGACTGTTTATTCtgagcgtttttttttacctgaacacgtcttgtgctggaagatacagctatTCCATAAGTtggcatcccaatgagagcgtaCATTATAAGTaactgttttttgtgtgtgtttcactagAGCCTGATCTGCCTCGCACACAGCCCAATTATTCCCTGTCTGGGgagggagggcgggggggggggggcggcattGCCTTGTTGACAGAAGTAGCGTTAAATccgtgaaatcaatgcacctcAGAAAGATGTTTCGGTAATGtgttaaatcatcaaaatacggcaagatactttaagtattacatgtaaacatcaatgtacttgttcttgcatgataa
This DNA window, taken from Doryrhamphus excisus isolate RoL2022-K1 chromosome 4, RoL_Dexc_1.0, whole genome shotgun sequence, encodes the following:
- the vsig8b gene encoding V-set and immunoglobulin domain-containing protein 8b isoform X1, yielding MMEAALTRTRLKLAVFFLVTFHLKTDLTEAMQVTSSGPQTIQKPQGENVPLGCTYTPGVQDVGELDIEWSNVSPDMTQKDRLLLTYTGGKIHNYDPSLSSRLRFIGDPKQGDASILLSNVRVSDTATYQCKVKKAPGVDMRKVTLVVMVPPSVPKCWVDGKEEKGSPVSLRCKSSQGSSPLTYTWTRESGGALPPVMAEADTGELLIKNHSDSYAGSYVCEAKNPVGKAQCRYSLKAYNPTNKVGVIVGAVIGALLLLLLLLLLIWLLVCCCNKRRYEKEVANEIREDTHAPESQPSSRNSSYRSVLGYRTHQGVSYSSVGNRMPSINESNASHRSNSDKSSKPSAAVAVKPLPPLQYDHRYGYPV
- the vsig8b gene encoding V-set and immunoglobulin domain-containing protein 8b isoform X2 is translated as MMEAALTRTRLKLAVFFLVTFHLKTDLTEAMQVTSSGPQTIQKPQGENVPLGCTYTPGVQDVGELDIEWSNVSPDMTQKDRLLLTYTGGKIHNYDPSLSSRLRFIGDPKQGDASILLSNVRVSDTATYQCKVKKAPGVDMRKVTLVVMVPPSVPKCWVDGKEEKGSPVSLRCKSSQGSSPLTYTWTRESGGALPPVMAADTGELLIKNHSDSYAGSYVCEAKNPVGKAQCRYSLKAYNPTNKVGVIVGAVIGALLLLLLLLLLIWLLVCCCNKRRYEKEVANEIREDTHAPESQPSSRNSSYRSVLGYRTHQGVSYSSVGNRMPSINESNASHRSNSDKSSKPSAAVAVKPLPPLQYDHRYGYPV